The Telopea speciosissima isolate NSW1024214 ecotype Mountain lineage chromosome 11, Tspe_v1, whole genome shotgun sequence genome includes the window TATGGTTTGGATTCCAAGTTGATGTGTCATAATGGCATGCCATGATCACATGATTCACTTTCTTCTGAGCATGTATATCAATTACATATACTTTTACTTTCTGTAAAATATGGCAATAATAGACTTGAAATGGGAATGGCTGACTATGACATAATACTGGCGGTTCAAAGAGGTTTCCATATATGAGTTTTATGGCTCCAATTGTGACATTCTCATAAGATCCTTCAATGCTCTCAGTACTCCATACACATACATGGTGCCCTAATTTTTCGACAATAAAATCGATGAGATCTTCACCGGAAGTCATGCAGGTGCTCTGCTCATCTCGAATGGGACTCTTGTCACATATCTTGATGGTGTCTTCAATATACCCATCCATGTTTGATTGATCCACCACACCAAACattttcttcaattcctcaatCTTTCCAAAGGAAAATGGGAGTTTTGATGCGAGAGATCGCGGTAAGAATGATTTATATGACATTAGGTCCCTTAGATCAGGGATAGACATGAAACCTCCCTCTTTAACCATTGACTCGCGAAAAAATGGCAATCCTCCTTGGCTAGCAGCTGACATGGGTGTTTCATTTGGAAGGTGTTCATAAACCACTTTGATAGCACTCCACTGAGCAATTGGTGGCAGGGTTGTGTCATCCATTGTCTTCTTTACCAACGCATTTGTAGAACAAGCAATATTAGCCTGTTTACAGAATGAACGCAAGTGTGAAGCCAATTCATTTTCTTTCATAAGTTTCATAAACATTGTTGCCTGATGGAGGGTTAATGGAGAAGCCTTTGCAACTAACCAATGTGGAGGGTGTGAAAGACCAATATGCTCTTTCCAATACTGTGAGAAGGCATTTTCAGCTTGAAAACCCTGCAATTTCATGGGAGAAAATTAACAACCAAgtaagagataaaataggaacaAATCACAACCACTTTGAAATGAATGGATAATGGAAAAACATCATTTTTCTTACACTAAAGTATGCTACTATCAGAATTCCAAGCAACAAAATGTGATATGTCATGGTGGAACTGAAACAGGGAACCAAATGAATTGCAAAGATGGGTATGTTGCATGGAGAGAGGGTGTTTGATTTTACATAGAGGGTAATTTTGGTTAGGTGATGGTAGAAGTGAAGGAAGGGGGATGGGGGAGAGGGTGGAAGAAGAACTGGGATAAGGGGTAATTTTGGTATTAAAAGCATGAGAGGAGTAATGGAGATAATTTAAGGAGGCTATGGTTTAAGACATAAGGGACTTCTCCCTCTATCTTTGGGTTAATTGTTGTGATTTAGTTAATCTCACTTTCACAAACAATTTTCGAAGTACTAATAGCAcacaagaaaaaacaaatt containing:
- the LOC122646795 gene encoding polygalacturonase non-catalytic subunit AroGP2-like isoform X2, coding for MTYHILLLGILIVAYFSGFQAENAFSQYWKEHIGLSHPPHWLVAKASPLTLHQATMFMKLMKENELASHLRSFCKQANIACSTNALVKKTMDDTTLPPIAQWSAIKVVYEHLPNETPMSAASQGGLPFFRESMVKEGGFMSIPDLRDLMSYKSFLPRSLASKLPFSFGKIEELKKMFGVVDQSNMDGYIEDTIKICDKSPIRDEQSTCMTSGEDLIDFIVEKLGHHVCVWSTESIEGSYENVTIGAIKLIYGNLFEPPVLCHSQPFPFQVYYCHILQKVKVYVIDIHAQKKVNHVIMACHYDTSTWNPNHIAFKLLGSDPGLIEVCHWINENGLVWTKTQA
- the LOC122646795 gene encoding polygalacturonase non-catalytic subunit AroGP2-like isoform X1; translated protein: MTYHILLLGILIVAYFSKLQGFQAENAFSQYWKEHIGLSHPPHWLVAKASPLTLHQATMFMKLMKENELASHLRSFCKQANIACSTNALVKKTMDDTTLPPIAQWSAIKVVYEHLPNETPMSAASQGGLPFFRESMVKEGGFMSIPDLRDLMSYKSFLPRSLASKLPFSFGKIEELKKMFGVVDQSNMDGYIEDTIKICDKSPIRDEQSTCMTSGEDLIDFIVEKLGHHVCVWSTESIEGSYENVTIGAIKLIYGNLFEPPVLCHSQPFPFQVYYCHILQKVKVYVIDIHAQKKVNHVIMACHYDTSTWNPNHIAFKLLGSDPGLIEVCHWINENGLVWTKTQA